A single window of Anopheles moucheti chromosome 2, idAnoMoucSN_F20_07, whole genome shotgun sequence DNA harbors:
- the LOC128297282 gene encoding regulator of microtubule dynamics protein 1-like has protein sequence MIVRNGGIVIIQRYGRLLINALRITKEVVIGRSNPTFLRRRLQAAGGKQKLTVPVRPLLFVTSYSLFSSKEKKIDSPAIAKMAEDGVKSLSETIQHADQLFDENNFQDAYDLLQKYPAQETYDIKWRLARVTFSLSKPQPSPRKEELVREAFRYAEEALKLNDADFASHKWYSILLDAKSSLDGIKERVTQLETVKQHMQRAVELNPNDPTSWYILGHFYFGLAELPWYQRKIVSTIFATPPTGTYEQALECFEKAESTQANFYSMNHLMLAKTYQVLKQAEKAKEFMTLAANVAVLNEDDKQCKEEATKLLKKM, from the exons ATGATTGTACGCAACGGTGGCATCGTCATTATTCAACGGTACGGCCGATTACTAATCAACGCGCTACGTATCACAAAAGAGGTTGTGATCGGACGCAGCAATCCGACGTTCTTAAGGCGCAGACTGCAAGCTGCTGGTGGCAAACAAAAG TTAACAGTTCCGGTGCGCCCGCTCCTATTCGTGACTTCATATTCGTTGTTTTCCTCCAAGGAGAAGAAGATAGATTCACCAGCGATCGCTAAAATGGCGGAAGACGGTGTAAAATCGCTTAGCGAGACCATCCAGCACGCAGACCAGCTTTTTGACGAGAACAACTTCCAAGACGCATACGATCTGTTGCAGAAGTACCCG GCACAGGAAACGTACGACATCAAGTGGCGACTGGCGAGAGTGACGTTCTCACTTTCGAAACCCCAACCAAGCCCTCGGAAAGAAGAATTGGTGCGGGAAGCGTTCCGTTACGCGGAGGAAGCCCTTAAGCTGAACGATGCGGATTTTGCGTCCCACAAGTGGTACTCGATCTTGCTGGACGCTAAAAGCAGCTTGGATGGTATTAAGGAGCGTGTAACGCAACTGGAAACGGTCAAACAGCACATGCAGCGAGCGGTTGAGTTGAACCCGAACGATCCGACCAGCTGGTACATTCTGGGCCATTTCTACTTCGGGCTGGCTGAATTGCCCTGGTATCAGCGGAAGATTGTGTCAACAATTTTCGCGACACCACCCACCGGTACGTACGAGCAAGCGCTGGAATGTTTCGAGAAGGCCGAATCAACGCAGGCCAACTTTTACTCCATGAATCACCTGATGCTGGCCAAAACGTACCAGGTCTTGAAGCAGgcggaaaaggcaaaagagTTCATGACACTGGCGGCCAACGTGGCTGTGCTGAACGAGGATGACAAACAGTGCAAGGAGGAGGCAACGAAACTTCTGAAGAAAATGTAA
- the LOC128309964 gene encoding epidermal growth factor receptor substrate 15 homolog, translating into MSAPEDTTATAQLAPDHHQQNVVSPSANSASSTSVPAAVAASAAAAAAAPASSLLSSPPPTTVGSPTVTTLSAAITGTADTSTGSGAGASVTLPANNGSNNNSHAGDSKDGVGAAASNSSAPDGNNRNVSSSPLDAATDAASVCDAEKVPAATTSSPPRTDQEGISAAGIVVATAESLGAIEPGSSGGTATPVAGGVSPASVTVGDVAGTKALSSATDGGSSSPVTSGTVVPTVTNGGGGNNTSVIPAIAGTTIPLRGRDVTDKQSLEYHCRVLEDEVQLIKESEAKIKQQYSESQRRERILARRVAVQEQEMRDYSKQIAALKSAQAPGPAALRSALLDPAVNILFQKLKAELQATKAKLEETQNELSAWKFTPDSNTGKRLMAKCRLLYQENEELGKMTSNGRLAKLESELALQKSYNEEVKKSQLELDDFLQELDEDVEGMQGTIVFLQQELKQTKDSRDEMEKELIQLRAYVAANLGPFSGSAENPTSGSTPTDERSSSMMLMMDAQDSNSNSNSHGHDAYHHPDGGGPDSIGGVGRLGDMGGGVTPIYLVNGGGVGSGNTDTGSRLVNKSSSSGDDHDMMVYSNRTHCGGAVTNSNELRTTPTPGGLSLTAAPSVSATGNPDNSGGGGSSNSSSSRGSSSINSNAAAVNGGATAAIASVSSSGVDGDPLVNELNDPLLPSSVAGSDGSGRTSNSNTDSNSGSNVADVDHSVNSTNSSSSGNSAALKQQHHQQQQRTSNNVGRNGGRTTVAARKRNYNETEIDSAELDGGVGSSAGGSDVVSGGAYGSESVVVDGVLVKDVVVGVADSSASSGGAGVANGKLTNAANSSLLTEQQQQQQDVESSNSNKRMTRSGKGKANATAAPAAASVLSTSTISSSASSSSSSSSVSASNVLMTSAAKKLRRGSIAPDDEVDPLCDAPPSSQQQQQQQQQQQQPQQQTISSANGSN; encoded by the exons ATGAGTGCCCCTGAAGACACCACTGCGACCGCACAACTTGCTCCcgatcatcatcagcaaaatGTTGTGTCACCGTCAGCAAATTCCGCGTCCTCTACGTCTGTAccggcagcagtagcagcatcggcagcagcagcagcagcagcaccagcatcatcattgcTATCTTCCCCACCACCAACGACTGTTGGATCGCCTACAGTTACCACGCTGAGTGCAGCGATAACAGGTACAGCAGACACAAGCACCGGAAGTGGTGCTGGTGCGTCTGTAACACTTCCCGCCAATAACGGAAGCAATAACAACAGCCACGCCGGTGACAGTAAAGACGGTGTTGGTGCCGCTGCCAGCAACAGTAGTGCGCCGGATGGAAATAACCGGAACGTAAGCAGTAGTCCTCTCGATGCTGCTACAGATGCGGCGAGTGTTTGCGATGCGGAAAAGGTACCAGCGGCTACCACTTCCAGCCCACCACGGACTGACCAAGAAGGAATTTCTGCTGCAGGAATTGTTGTTGCCACGGCAGAGAGTCTGGGTGCGATAGAACCCGGCTCATCCGGTGGCACTGCAACGCCAGTGGCAGGTGGAGTATCCCCTGCATCGGTGACAGTCGGTGATGTCGCTGGTACGAAAGCGTTATCCTCCGCGACAGATGGTGGTAGTTCGTCGCCGGTTACCAGCGGCACTGTTGTCCCAACGGTTACAAATGGAGGTGGTGGCAATAATACAAGCGTAATACCTGCAATAGCAGGTACCACGATTCCGCTACGTGGGCGCGATGTAACCGACAAACAATCGCTGGAATACCACTGCCGGGTGCTGGAAG ATGAGGTACAGTTAATAAAGGAATCCGAAGCAAAGATCAAACAACAGTATAGCGAGTCTCAGCGCCGGGAACGTATCCTTGCACGTCGGGTTGCCGTGCAGGAGCAGGAAATGCGCGACTATTCG AAACAAATTGCGGCTCTTAAATCTGCCCAAGCACCCGGTCCGGCTGCACTGCGGTCGGCTTTGCTTGATCCCGCAGTGAACATACTCTTTCAGAAGCTTAAAGCGGAACTGCAAGCGACCAAGGCAAAGCTGGAGGAAACACAAAACGAGCTATCGGCGTGGAAGTTTACGCCCGACTCGAACACCGGCAAGCGGCTGATGGCCAAATGTCGCTTGCTGTATCAAGAAAATGAGGAGCTTGGTAAGATGACCTCGAACGGTCGGTTGGCAAAGCTGGAGAGTGAGCTGGCGCTGCAGAAGAGCTACAATGAGGAGGTGAAAAAATCACAGCTAG AGTTGGATGATTTTCTGCAAGAGCTGGATGAAGATGTCGAGGGCATGCAGGGTACGATCGTGTTTCTCCAGCAGGAACTCaaacaaacgaaggattcGCGGGACGAAATGGAAAAGGAGCTCATACAGTTGCGCGCCTACGTTGCGGCCAATCTGGGTCCCTTCTCCGGTAGCGCCGAAAACCCCACTAGCGGCAGCACACCCACGGACGAGCGTAGCTCAtcgatgatgctgatgatggatGCGCAGGATAGCAATAGTAACAGCAACAGCCACGGTCACGATGCCTACCACCATCCGGACGGTGGCGGTCCGGACAGCATCGGCGGTGTTGGTAGATTGGGTGATATGGGCGGTGGTGTTACCCCGATCTATCTAGTgaacggtggtggtgttggtagcGGCAACACCGACACCGGAAGCAGACTGGTGAATAAAAGTTCAAGTAGTGGTGATGATCACGATATGATGGTGTACAGCAATCGGACGCACTGTGGTGGCGCAGTTACGAATAGCAATGAGTTACGAACTACACCGACACCTGGTGGATTGTCACTGACAGCCGCGCCGTCTGTCTCTGCCACCGGCAACCCTGACAacagtggcggcggcggcagcagcaacagcagcagcagcaggggcagcagcagcatcaacagtaATGCTGCCGCAGTGAACGGTGGTGCCACTGCAGCAATCGCGTCAGTGAGCAGCAGCGGTGTTGATGGTGACCCGTTAGTTAATGAACTGAATGATCCGCTGTTGCCTAGTAGTGTCGCTGGTAGTGATGGCAGCGGTAGAACTAGTAACAGTAATACCGATAGCAATAGTGGCAGTAACGTTGCCGATGTCGACCACAGTGTGAATAGTactaacagcagcagcagtggcaacAGTGCGGCGCTGAAAcagcaacaccaccaacagcagcagcgaacaAGTAATAATGTCGGTCGAAACGGTGGACGAACAACAGTGGCCGCTAGGAAGCGCAATTACAATGAAACCGAGATTGATTCGGCAGAGCTGGACGGTGGTGTTGGTAGCAGTGCCGGTGGTAGTGATGTTGTCAGTGGTGGCGCTTACGGAAGCGAaagtgttgttgttgacgGTGTGCTAGTGAAGgacgttgttgttggtgttgcggATAGTAGTGCTAGTAGTGGTGGTGCCGGTGTTGCGAACGGTAAGCTGACGAACGCCGCCAACAGCTCACTGTTgaccgagcagcagcaacagcagcaggacgTCGAATCgtccaacagcaacaaacgcaTGACACGATCGGGTAAAGGTAAAGCGAACGCAACTGCTGCACCAGCGGCTGCCTCCGTTTTGTCCACTTCCACCATCTCCTCCTccgcctcctcctcctcctcatcatcatccgtcTCCGCGTCGAACGTGTTAATGACGAGTGCAGCGAAAAAGCTCCGAAGAGGTTCAATCGCACCGGACGACGAAGTTGATCCATTGTGTGATGCGCCTCCTTcgtcacagcagcagcagcagcagcagcagcaacaacagcagccacAGCAACAAACGATATCGTCCGCCAACGGTTCGAATTAG